The Calothrix sp. PCC 7507 DNA segment AGCTATATCTGGTGCAGTTCCCTGAACTGTTCCTAAAACTTGGGCGTGAAATGCGGCGACTACTTGATATTCTTGCTTGGGACGTTTACCAAGTTCCAAACTCGCTGGAACATACATCCAATCGCCAAAGCGAGATTCTCCCGGTTGTTTGATGAGTAAATCTGGACGACTGAGGAGGGTATATTCTCCATCCCTGGGAAATTCGGGGATATCTTCACTCCATTCGTTGTAATTTACTAACAGCACTCCTTGGCGAATGTACTCAACCCCACGCTGCATCAATTCTAAAGTTGCTGCTTGCCCCGCTGCCCAGTTTCTTTTGGGATAATCTGGTTGGCTGTATGTAAATTCTGCCAAAACACCTAGTTGATATGCGATTTTGTCTTGTTGCAGTTTTAGCAACAATTCATTAGGGACATCTCGCTGGCTTCTGTCACCGTGAATATCTAAAAAAGGTCGGCGTTTGCAGCGTTGGTATTGTAGTAAGAGTTCGGCATTGATTAACATCTATCTAAATTAACAATAAATTAGTACTTTATGGGGATTGTTATTCGTCATGAGATTCGTAGGTTGGGTTGAAGCATGAAACCCAACGCATTTGTTGGGTTTTGCTCCGCTCAACCCAACCTACAGAAAAATCGCGAAGGTATTGTTATTTGTCATTAGTAAGGGTTTCAGGTATATTTACGTTTCGTAACTGTAGAATGATTGTATTTTGAATTCCTGATGACTAGTATTTACACGGCAAAAACTCCCTTGGATGATCATCGAGAGCAATTTCCCGCTTTAGGGAATAAGATTTATTTCAATTATGGGGGACAAGGGCCTATGCCTCAAAGGGTGTTAGATGTTATTGCCCAAAGTCAAACTCACATTCAGCATATAGGCCCTTTCAGCACAGAGGTTGGTCATTGGATTGACGAGGAGATAAAAACGACAAGAGAAGCGATCGCATCTGAGTTGCATGTATCACCACAAACAATTACCTTCACTGAAAACGTCACTGTGGGCTGTAATATCGGACTGTGGGGTATTGATTGGCAAGCAGGCGATCACTTACTACTTTCCGATTGCGAACACCCGGGTGTGATTGCTACTACACAAGAAATTGCCCGTAGATTCGCCGTGGAAGTTACCACCTGTCCCCTCATGGTAACTTTAAATGAGGGCGACTCTGTGAAAGCGATCGCTCAACACTTGCGCCCCAACACGCGCCTCGTGGTTTTAAGCCATGTCCTCTGGAACACAGGACAAGTTTTACCCCTTGACAAAATAGTAGAAATATGCAAAAACAATAACTCCCTACTTTTAGTAGACGCTGCCCAATCTGTTGGTGCATTGCCTTTAAATTTAGCGGAATTGGGTGTAGATTTCTATGCTTTCACCGGCCACAAGTGGTTGTGTGGTCCTGCGGGTGTCGGTGGGTTGTATGTAAAACCAGAAACCAGAGAAAGTTTAAACCCTACATTTATTGGGTTGCGTGGCGTGGTTGTCAATAGTGAAGCGCAGCCTGTGAATTGGCGTCCAGATGGGCGACGATATGAGGTAGCGACATCAAGTTTTACGCTTTATCCAGGGTTAAAAACAGCGATCGCAGTACATAATGAGTGGGGAACATCTCAGGAACGTTATCAGCAAATTCTCCGTAACAGTGAGTCCCTATGGCGACAGTTGGCGGCGTTACCAGATGTCAAATGCTTGCGGACTTCTCCACCTGAAAGTGGGATAGTCTCTTTCCAACTCACCAACCAAACCCAAACTAATCTCCAGTTGGTGCAATATTTAGAATCACAAAAAATATTAACTCGCACAATTGCTAATCCTAATTGCGTCCGTGCTTCTGTCCATTACTTGACGTTAGAATCAGAAATTGAGCAATTAGTTGAGAGAGTTAAAGAATTTTGTAAATAGAAAATCTCTTAACTGTTCACTGATAACTG contains these protein-coding regions:
- a CDS encoding aminotransferase class V-fold PLP-dependent enzyme, whose translation is MTSIYTAKTPLDDHREQFPALGNKIYFNYGGQGPMPQRVLDVIAQSQTHIQHIGPFSTEVGHWIDEEIKTTREAIASELHVSPQTITFTENVTVGCNIGLWGIDWQAGDHLLLSDCEHPGVIATTQEIARRFAVEVTTCPLMVTLNEGDSVKAIAQHLRPNTRLVVLSHVLWNTGQVLPLDKIVEICKNNNSLLLVDAAQSVGALPLNLAELGVDFYAFTGHKWLCGPAGVGGLYVKPETRESLNPTFIGLRGVVVNSEAQPVNWRPDGRRYEVATSSFTLYPGLKTAIAVHNEWGTSQERYQQILRNSESLWRQLAALPDVKCLRTSPPESGIVSFQLTNQTQTNLQLVQYLESQKILTRTIANPNCVRASVHYLTLESEIEQLVERVKEFCK